The DNA window GGAGCTCCCTACTGAGTAAGGCCCTACACACACCCTCCATGTAGTGTCCTCTTAACAACAGGGCCGAGACGCATCTCAGATAACAGGCAGCTACATCAGGGTGGCCAATGGTAGCTTACACCGATAAAGACTGACACCTAAGATCCTcccacattaacacacacatagagcTTAGCCATTCACAACTTCACTGGATCTCTGATTACTTCACCGGGGAAGATGGTCTACGCTGTTTTTCCCTCTGGTCATGATGCCCAGGCCTACGAAACAGAAATTCAGCGTCTGTTTGCTTACACAGGCAGCAGGATCGAGGAGAAGGCCTTCAGCGAAACGGACATGTCCTACATCAAACAGGGGGAAGAGGCCCTCCAGAAGTCAATCAGCATCCTCAGTGACCAGGATGGCTGGCAGACGGAGATTGTGGCAGTAAGTACACTGGCACAGCCTTGGGGTTTGGGTGTGCCTTTGAGGCATACCAGAGGATGCCAACGGATGTCTAAAGACTGCACTTCTGCCAACTGTATAATTTAAAATCTCCAGTGCATAATACACAACTACCGATTTTCAAATGTAACAGCATAACAGAATCACTGCATGTTGTATCTTTTTGTAGAACTGAACATGTATAATTGCAGAAATTGTAGCgatgaaaacagatttttgtgGCAAACCTTGAGAGCCTACGCTTCTAATTGCAGGCCAATGGAGACAAGGTGCTGAGCAAGGTGTTGCCAGACATTGGGAAAGTGTTCAAACTGGAGGTCTTACTGGACCAGCGACCTGACAACCTGTACGGGGAGCTGGTGGATAACATGGAGCAGATGGGCGAGTGGAACCCCAACGTGAAGCAGATTAAGGTAAGAGGGTCAGAAGGGGGTGGCTCCTGCACGCTGCGTGTATCTTGTACGCTAGCAATTTTAAGCACGGATCAGATGAGCTCTGCGGTCTTTTTTCAGTAGCTGttgcacaaagttgactttgcaaTTCTGTAGTGTTGTTTTAAAGGTCATAGAAAATAGCAGGGCATAACttcaaatttatttatcataACACACAAATCTATATTTCTCTctagatacatgcacacacacatgcacacacgcacacacacacacagacagacaaagcaAACCAGGCTTGTTCAATGTGAGACCagttgcagtatttttaaaagtgcgCGTCTGTACAAATTCCCTCACATAGTTGGATCCATATCTGGGCCCATTACAATCACCTGTTGCCATATTTTTGCCAGACATCAAACGGTATCGGAATAGTAACCAGCCGCTGAGACCCAAAGGCCAGCACACTGGCACGGTTCAGGTATTTTCATTAACGGCCTTCCCGACTGGCTCCCCCCCCAGATTCTGCAGAGGATTGGCCAGGACACCATGGTGACCCACGAGATGGCGGCGGAGACCCCGGGGAATGTGGTCGGGCCGCGGGACTTCGTGAGCGTGCGCTGCGCCAAGCGCAGGGGCTCCACCTGCTTCCTGGCGGGGATGTCCACGCACTACGCCGGCATGCCAGAACAGAAGGGCTTCGTCCGGTAGGCGAGGATCATTACTACTGCTATTATTACTGCTACTGAACTCACAACTTCTAGCGTGCATGTCTGACtatattattactactactgaacTCACCACTCGTAGCATGCATGTCTGACTATATTGTTACTACTACTGAACTCACAATttgtagcatgtgtgtgtgactatatTGTTACTACTAACTGAACTCACAACTTGTAGCATGCATGATTGTGTACTGAAATAGGCTGGATGTAAATATAACaagcattatttattaaatggcGCTTAAAATGTTTCCAGACATATGAGTTTTCCTTCAGTGATAACACTTTCTCCATAGGGTTCACACTAGCACTGACATCACATGTTCCACTGTCTCCCTTTACAGAGCAGAGAACGGGCCAACGTGCATCGTTATGCGACCCAGTACCGAAGACCCAGATAAAACCAAATTCACCTGGTTGCTCAGTATAGACCTAAAGGTAACATTACTTTAGAATCATTACTTTATGCTGTTTATTATGAATGTTATGAGGGCACAATGCAACAAGATAGCGTTCTGTGATTAAAGTGTGAGTTATTCTGTGGTTTTTAAGTCTGCTCCAATCAGGTGCTTCTTGAAAAAGTGGCATTTAAAAAGGAGTTCAAAAAGACTTTAACTTAGAAACATAATAATGATACCCTCATTATTGAGGGATATTGCCGGAAATGTGCATAGAATTCCTCCCGAATTATTGAACTGAAGTAACTAATGGAGTCTAATTTTTGTCTGTGCCTGCCTCTCAGGGGTGGATACCGAAGACCATAATCAACAGGGTGCTGTCCCAGACGCAGGTGGACTTTGCGCAGCACCTGAGGCAGAGGATGGCAGCTGGCCACAGCATGGAGGCAGCACAGGCttgctgatgtcacagccctgccccccctccccaccccaagaGGCACGTGCACACTGAGGACCACACCCTTCCCAGCAGCTACTGTCAACACTCCTGTctacaccacacagaaacagacccCTTCCACGCCGAGGCTCTGATTCGCCGGTTCTGCCCGTTTCAGGAGAGCAGGGCGCTTCCGAAGTCTATCAAACAAAACCAGAGCTACTTTCTGCAATACTGcaacacaaatattaaatacGGTCATGCATTGTAACCAGGATCATTTCTCATCTCCCACTGCTGCACACCCGCTCTCTGGTGCTGGGACTAATGATATTCCACGACCTGAAGAAAAATCAATTTCCCAGAGTGCTCAGCAACATTGATGTTAGCATTACCAGTCATACATAGCTCAGTGTACATGTGCCTCACCTAGCACAAATCTGCTTGAGGACTGGAAGATTGCTTAGATCTAATTCTACCCCCTTCTAAGTAGaatttgcactttgtattttgtattttgttgccCGTATTTATTGTAAAAGAACACTGCTGTAAATCACCCTGGCTCAGCAAATAAATTATGACAATTGCAATGTCTGTGGAACGTTTCTTATCACAGTGAACCGGTGTTGATTTATATATGAGAAAACAGTAAGCCAGGCAGGTGAGACTACCAGTCAGTACACCCAGCACTGACCATCCCTACATTTAATCCAAAGAAAGATAACAAATAATTTGATATAATTTATGCTTCTGTCCAAAGTTATCTGCTCGACACGCAAGATACccaaaaaattatgttttaccAGCTCAGGTTCAATCAAGCAAAAAATAGGAACCACTAGAAAAGTGGTGCCTTTGGCtttgacaaaatacaaatacatgcacaatgGTATGCAGAAGTTTGAGTGTATAATAAAATAGTACATGTGCACTaaaattttaagaaatgtatCATGATTAAGGTTTTTCCacttagaaaataaaaaagtgcccATACTTTTGAATACCACTGTACACCATAAAGGACTGCACTCAGCCATTTATGCTGTGCATTCAATGTACCAGCTGTAGAGACAGTATCAGCCTGGACGGAATTAAATCAGCATAATTTGAGTCTTGTCCATGTAACATTATAGCCTATACATACTGCCATGATACAGCATCaattcacatacatgcacatgttgattttgtatttattgtgaaTTAAAACTGTATGTTTCTTGAAAATTGTTTAATGCTTGCATTAAAGATCATCTTTATGTGATGTGATCAAAGTGATTAATACAATTCATATCAGGATTACACCTTCTAAGTCATGGTACAACATAACGTTATCTTACTTGGCTTATGTTCAAAAATGTAACTATCTACTGTAGCTTTCCATAACCTGTATAGAGATTGGTTTCACCACAAGGAAGCATCAAAGGGATTCTCTGATGACTTCACAGAAGACAAAAGCACCacttaaacttttatttaaaatcagtttcaatacaaaataataaaaaaaaatattttacagaaattgCAATGATGACAGGGCTCATTAACTTCACTGGCTAGTCAAGCGAGGGGGTGAAAATCGTCTAAGCTGGCACATGCAGTGTGAATGTACATATCTCTGACCGTTTAATACGACTGTGTGGAAATACTGGCTGAACAGACTGGAATGGGCTGAGTGGCGTGGTAAGGGGGCCTTTCCCCACGACTGATGAGCAGACAGAGCAAGCAGGTGATTGGCTATTCACACCAGTGAAAAGAACTACAGCTCCCAGTCACGTCCCTCCAATCAGAACCGCCCATTTTGAGCTCTGATGTACACAATGGGCCATAAGCCAGGCGAAGTGCACACGTTACACTCAGACACATCATATCTTCCTATGAGGCATGACGGTTTACTCGGAAATGAATGCTGTCTAGTCGGTCTAAACAGCCCCAGTACAATATGGGAAGAGAAGTGGGTCACAAAGCGCTGCATGTTGAGTTCAAAAACTTCCCTTCGTGGGCTTGTGTCATTTCCAATGAAAAACATAGGCACGATATAATTCGCTCACCAAGTCACTGACAGGGAGTGCCATGGAGACATTTATAATTATTCATACGCAGGAATAACTGTTTTCTGAAGTCCCAAGCGGTCTTAGGCTAGTACAGGAAAGTCAAATGTACAAACTATGTACTGTAAGCCACATAGTGTAAATCAGTGAGTTCTATGGGACCCGATTCACCTTGATCATGATCAATATGGTTGGGTTGCAGGTTCTTATGTTTCAAATGGGATGTGGAGGATTTAGCCCTGACTGTGTGGCATGAGGCAAATTGGGTTCTGGGGGACAGTAATgttgatggggtgggggggtgaggggggttagCCCTCCCAAGGGGGGCTGCGACGGCCATCCACCTCAGTCTCCACGTGGTACAGCATGTCCGCTAGCGTGTGCTCTATCACGGCCCCCCAGCCCATGTCACTCATctgaagggggggagagagaaagagaaaagatttTCAGTTCTGCAGTAATATTGCTCAGAAGCACAGTCATTACAAGACTATTCATTTACCTAGGATATTTTAACCAAGTGCACTACAGACAATACAAactaattttcaaaataaaagtccataAACTGATAAGAAACAGAAGGAAGGGTGGTTATATCTGTCAAAATCTAATTTACTGAGCCATGCTTTCTATATCAATGACAGAAGAGCTATgaacagattattattttatttgaagagTACTCACTGGTTGGTACTTGATATCCTTAGGAGGGTATTTGAATTGTGGTCCAAAGTTTACCGACacctacacaaaaaaaaaaaaggttttgatgGCATGTTGAAAGATTACACTGACATATTAAAAGATGATTCACGCCAATTTAAACCATGCTACACAAATAAACTtcacaaaatgaataataaaatattcagagcGGAGAGgaacattttcaattttttatgtttttatttttatttaatttattttttaaagtacatccTGAAACAACACTGCAGACATCCATGGCAAATTCTTTTCAGCTGAATGCAACAAGCTGATATTTCTGCCCCTACAGCGCTGGGAGGGATTGCCTAAAGTTTCAGTAATAACCCTGCAGAGGAAACAGGAGATTTAGAGGATTGGGAACAGCCTGGAGCGCCTcggcctctccctccctgtgcagCTGAGCGCACGGCTGACAGACCCCAGGCCTGCATTCCCCACCGCCCaagtgtaaccgcagtgacgtCCCGTGACGTCAGCGGCGACCGTGGTCAGGGAGGTCCAGCGCACCCCGCTTAAAAAGCACGGCTGTCATTACTTGCACCCGCTCGACCTGAGAGCCGGAGGACTGGTAATAATCAAGAGCAGCGGCCCGCGGCTAGCGTCAGtaccccccccgccaccacagGACCGCTGAACAGCAACGGGAAACCTAGCGCCCGTGCGCTAATCGCAAGGAAGTGTCATTAAGAGATTTCATGTAATTCAACTGTAAACACTGTTGCATGATGGGAACTTGGAGATCAGACCGTTTTTTTAAACTCCCCCAACTTGGCCTCCACGGAGGAACTACTGCAGCGATTCCCAGACTGCGGCGTGGGGTCCACCGATGGGTCATGGGAAGGGACGGAGCGAGTCACGGAAcgacacaaaaaaagagaacctcgctttttttgtaaagcacttttCGTTGAGCATCACATCAGTCAAATGAAATACTCCAACCTGTTACAAGAACGGTTACCAGTGCATATGCAGTTTTTTTGACAGGGCTGGATACCGGAGGCCATTTTGATAAGGGCTGAGTCACAGGATAAGCTCATTAAGTGGGTCATGGACTCGGAAGGATTGTGAAAGTTTTCTGGGGGGACCAGACTGGCTGTTTGGGGACTCACCGTGCAGCCCCTGTAGAGAGAGATGGCGGGGAAGTACATTCCCTCAAACAGCTTCTCGTAGGCCAGACCCTGGTTCACGCCATTCTTATAAAATATCATCTGAGAGGAAAGAAaccgagaaagagagagattaaaaaatCAGGTAATCTGGATTTTACATCAACATTATCACAATGACCTTCTTAGCAAGGTCGACTCCTagccacagcacagaaaaattGTTAACGCCTCTGTCTATTCGAAAAATCTGAATGGACTGTGGCAATGGCATGTATGCGCATACACTGTAGCAGTTTATCCCAGCGTGAGAAATGCTAGCGCAGCTTTAAATGCACATATGGTATGATGTGCTAGTCTTAAATCCAGTTCAAAACAAAACTGCGAGAGCAGAAAACAACTAGAGTCTTCAAAACGACACTCAATGTTACCAAGTAAAACTACTAAAACGTCAATATCAAGGCTGACAAATCAAACTACCGTTTCTGAAATAAGGAGTCCTGAACTGGTTGAGCAGATCCTTTTAGACCAACTCTGGAATCAAGACTTGAGGTGCTGGATCTCAGTGACATCAGCAGACATTCTAAAGCTAATTTCACACTGGAGATCTAAAACAACCTGGTCAGCTGGTGGCTTCGGATCTGGAATGGCCTTCAGGGACAGGAGCAGCGGAGTAACTGAGATGAAGGAGATGCTGCAGGTGGGAGATACTTACTCTGCTGGGGTTCACAGCTTTAAGGCTTTTCTCTGCCTTGTCC is part of the Anguilla anguilla isolate fAngAng1 chromosome 10, fAngAng1.pri, whole genome shotgun sequence genome and encodes:
- the star gene encoding steroidogenic acute regulatory protein, mitochondrial, with translation MLPATFKLCAGISYRHARNMTGLRKTAMVAINHELSRLSGPGPSSWISQVRRRSSLLSSRIEEKAFSETDMSYIKQGEEALQKSISILSDQDGWQTEIVAANGDKVLSKVLPDIGKVFKLEVLLDQRPDNLYGELVDNMEQMGEWNPNVKQIKILQRIGQDTMVTHEMAAETPGNVVGPRDFVSVRCAKRRGSTCFLAGMSTHYAGMPEQKGFVRAENGPTCIVMRPSTEDPDKTKFTWLLSIDLKGWIPKTIINRVLSQTQVDFAQHLRQRMAAGHSMEAAQAC